ATTGTGGGGACCAGCGGGAGTGCCGGCTCAGTGGAAGTGCCGGCTCAACGTGCGGGCAGGCTCAGTGTGCGGCGAGCAGGGAGGCGGCTTCCTGGCGGGTGAAGCCGGAATCCTCGATGCCGTCGGCAATATGGGCGAGGTGTTCGGGGATGTCGCGGCCCTTCTTGCGCATGGCCGTGGCCCAGAGTCGCCCGGCCCGGTAGGAGGAGCGCACCAACGGTCCGGACATGACGCCCAGGAAACCAATTTCCTCCGCTTCCTGGGAGATGTCCAGGAATTCTTGTGGCTTGACCCAGCGGTCCACCGGCAGGTGGCGTTCGGAGGGGCGCAGGTACTGGGTGATCGTGATCAGGTCGGTCCCGGCGTCGTGCAGGTCCTGCAGGGCGGTCGAGATTTCCTCACGGGTCTCACCCATGCCCAGGATCAGGTTGGACTTGGTGACCATGCCCGCATCGCGGCCCTGGCGGATGACATCCAGGGAGCGGTCGTAGCGGAAGGCGGGGCGGATGCGCTTGAAGATCCGCGGCACCGTCTCCACGTTGTGGGCGAACACTTCCGGCTTGGACTCGCAGATGGCCGTGATGTGCTCGGGTCTGCCGGAGAAGTCGGGGATGAGAAGTTCAACGCCGGTGTTCGGGTTGAGCTCATGGATCTTGCGCACCGTCTCGGCATAAAGCCAGACACCCTCGTCGGCGAGGTCATCGCGGGCCACACCCGTGACGGTGGCGTAGCGCAGGTTCATCTTCACCACGGAGCGGGCCACCTTGGTGGGCTCAAACCTGTCGATCGGGGACGGCTTGCCCGTATCGATCTGGCAGAAGTCACAGCGGCGGGTGCACTCGGAACCACCAATGAGGAACGTGGCCTCACGGTCTTCCCAGCACTCGAAAATGTTCGGGCAACCGGCCTCTTCGCACACGGTGTGCAGGCCCTGTCCCTTGACCAGGTTTTTCATGGCGATGTATTCGGGGCCCATGGAAACCTTGGTCTTCATCCAGTCGGGCTTGCGCTCAACGGGGACAGCCGCGTTGCGCTGTTCAATACGCAGCAGCTTGCGTCCTTCAGGTGCCAACGTCACAGCAGTGCTCCTTCTGACCGGCCCGTATCAACGGCCCCGGTGGTTGTTGGATCTAGCATTCGACCACGTTGACGGCGAGTCCGCCCATGGCTGTTTCCTTGTATTTGGAGGACATGTCGCGTCCCGTTTCACGCATGGTGATGATGACCTCGTCGAGAGAGACACGGTGCTGGCCGTCCCCCCAGAGCGCCATTTTTGCGGCGTTGATAGCCTTGGCCGCGGCAATCGCGTTACGCTCGATGCAGGGGATCTGCACGAGCCCGCCAATGGGGTCACACGTCAGGCCCAGGTTGTGTTCCATGGCGATCTCGGCGGCATTTTCCACCTGTTCCGGCGTGCCGCCCATGACCTCGGCCAGTCCGGCGGCGGCCATGGACGACGCCGATCCCACCTCGCCTTGGCAGCCCACCTCCGCACCGGAGATGGAGGCCTGCTCCTTGTACAGCACGCCAACAGCGCCGGCGGCCAGCAGGAACTTGACCACGACGGCGTCAATCGCCTCCTGCGAGGCGTGGTGCATGCCGTCGATGTAGTGGGTGGCGTAGAACATGACAGCCGGGATGATGCCGGCGGCACCGTTGGTGGGGGCGGTGACAACGCGGCCGCCGGAGGCGTTTTCCTCGTTGACGGCCAGCGCCACCAGGTTCACCCATTCCTGCCAGAACTTCGGGTCCCGGTCCGGGTCCTCTTGGAGGAGCCGCGTGTGCCAGGCCGGAGCCCGGCGCCGCACCTTCAACCCGCCCGGCAGCAAGCCCTCACGGGCGAGCGAGGCGTTCTTGCACTGTTCCATGACGTCGCGGATGTGCAGCAGCCCGCTGCGGACGTCATCTTCGCTGCGTCCAACGAGCTCGTTGGCCAGCATGACGTCGCTGAAGTTTCCGCCCGCGGTGGCGCAGTGGATCAGCAATTCGGCGGCTGTGCGGAAGGGGTACGGCATTTTCGCCTTGGATGATTCCAGCTCGGCCACGGCCTCTTCCACGGCACCTTCGCGGATGATGAAGCCGCCGCCCACGGAAAAGTAGGTGGCCTCGTGCAACACGGTTCCGGCAGCATCGCTCACACTGAACTTCACACCGTTGGTGTGCCGGGGAAGGATGGTCAAGGGGTGCAGGATGATGTCCTCGGCACCGTAGGCCAATGCAACGGCGCCTGCCAACAGCAGCGGCTCCCCGGCGTCGAAGGCGGCCAGCCTGGCTTCCACTTCTGCCGGCAGGATCAGTTCCGGTTCGCGGCCTTCCAACCCCAACAGCACGGCCGTCATGGTGCCGTGCCCGCGTCCGGTGGCTGCCAGGGAACCGTAGAGATCCACCCGCACGGCAGCCGTACGGTCCAGGACGTGTTGTCCAGCCAGTTCCCGGGCGAAGGCCGCGGCGGCCCGCATGGGCCCCACGGTGTGGGAACTGGATGGGCCGATCCCCACTGAAAACAAGTCAAAAACGCCAACAGACATGCGAGCACCTCACTCAAGGCCGAAACGTGTTCCGGGGATGAGTCCCCCGGAGGGCCGGGCGCACCATGACGGTGCATGCCCGGCCGGTCCCCTGCGGCAGCCGTTGTCCACGGCGGTCGCAGGGGCAACTGTTCCGCTAGGACAATTCTGCCACTGACGGGTACAGGGGGTGGGCTTGTGCCAACGCCTCAACGCGGTTGCGCAGACCGGAGAGGTCGGCACCGGCGTCGGCGATGAGGGCCTCGGCAATGATGTCGGCCACTTCGGCAAAAGCCTCCGTGCCGAATCCGCGCGTTGCCAGGGCCGGGGTGCCAATCCGCAGGCCTGAGGTGACCATCGGCGGACGCGGGTCAAACGGCACGGCGTTGCGGTTGACGGTGATGTCAATCGCGGCCAGCCGGTCTTCGGCTTCCTGGCCGTTGAGCTCACAGTTGCGCAGGTCCACGAGCACCAGGTGCACGTCGGTGCCACCGGAAATCACGGAGATCCCCTTGGCTGTGACGTCGGGCTGGATCAAGCGCTCCGCCAGTATGTGGGCACCGGCAAGCACCCGCTCCTGGCGTTCCTTGAACTCCGCCGAGGCTGCGATCTTGAACGCCACGGCCTTGCCGGCAATGACGTGCTCCAGCGGACCGCCCTGCTGCCCGGGGAACACCGCCGAGTTGATCTTCTTGGCGATGTCCGCATCGTTGCTTAGGATGATGCCGCCGCGCGGACCGGCCAGGGTCTTGTGCGTGGTGGACGTGGTGACGTGGGCGTGCGGCACCGGTGAGGGGTGCAGGCCCGCGGCCACCAGGCCGGCAAAGTGCGCCATGTCCACCATGAGGTAGGCGCCCACCAGATCGGCAATGCGGCGGAACTCGACGAAGTCCAGCTGGCGGGCGTAAGCCGACCAGCCGGCAACGATCAGTGCCGGTTTGTGCTCAAGCGCCAGACGCTCCACCTCGACCATGTCCACCTGGTGCGTGTCTTCACGGACCTGGTACGGGACCACGTTGTACAGGCGGCCGGAGAAGTTGATCTTCATGCCGTGCGTCAGGTGCCCGCCGTGGGCCAGGTTCAGCCCCATGATGGTGTCGCCGGGCTTGATCAGCGCGTGCATGACCGAGGCGTTGGCCTGGGCGCCGGAGTGCGGCTGGACGTTGGCGAAACCCGCACCGAACAGGGCCTTGACCCTGTCGATGGCCAGCTGCTCGATGACGTCGACGTGCTCACAACCGCCGTAGTAGCGGCGGCCAGGGTAGCCCTCGGCGTACTTGTTCGTCAGGACGGAGCCCTGGGCGGCCATGACGGCCGCCGCGGTGTGGTTTTCCGAGGCGATCATTTCCAGGCCGGTGCGCTGGCGGGCCAGCTCGGCGTCGATCGCAACGGCAATGTCCGGGTCCAGCTCTGACAACGGCGCATCCAGGCTCGCGGAGACAACCTGCACGTAATCCACGCCGACGGCGCTCACAGCTCGCCACCATTGGCGGCCGCGTACTCTTCGGCACTGAGGAGGGGGCCTTCGGATTCAATCTCAACCTTGAACAGCCAGCCTGCACCGTAAGGGTCCGTGTTGATCACGGCGGGATCCTCGACGGCGGCCGTGTTTACTTCGGTGACAAGCCCTGTCACCGGGGAGTAGAGATCGGAGACCGACTTGGTGGATTCGATCTCACCGCACGGCTCGCCGGCGGTGATGGTGGACCCTGCCTCGGGCAGGTCCACGTACACAATGTCGCCGAGGGCGTCGGCGGCTACGGCCGAAACGCCAATGGTGGCGGGACCCGCGCCGTCGCGGGCGATCCACTCGTGCTCAACGGAATACTGCAGTTCTGCTGCTACCTTGCTCATAATGATCCTTGTCTAAGAAATGTGAGTAGGGGCGGGCCACTGATTGGGCCCACGCCCGCGAGGGCCCCAAAGCGAGCTTGCAAGCTATGGGAGCGGGTGGGGATTACTTTTGACGCTTGTAAAACGGCAGTGCAACCACTTCGAA
This genomic interval from Arthrobacter sp. PAMC 25486 contains the following:
- the lipA gene encoding lipoyl synthase, whose product is MTLAPEGRKLLRIEQRNAAVPVERKPDWMKTKVSMGPEYIAMKNLVKGQGLHTVCEEAGCPNIFECWEDREATFLIGGSECTRRCDFCQIDTGKPSPIDRFEPTKVARSVVKMNLRYATVTGVARDDLADEGVWLYAETVRKIHELNPNTGVELLIPDFSGRPEHITAICESKPEVFAHNVETVPRIFKRIRPAFRYDRSLDVIRQGRDAGMVTKSNLILGMGETREEISTALQDLHDAGTDLITITQYLRPSERHLPVDRWVKPQEFLDISQEAEEIGFLGVMSGPLVRSSYRAGRLWATAMRKKGRDIPEHLAHIADGIEDSGFTRQEAASLLAAH
- a CDS encoding L-serine ammonia-lyase, with protein sequence MSVGVFDLFSVGIGPSSSHTVGPMRAAAAFARELAGQHVLDRTAAVRVDLYGSLAATGRGHGTMTAVLLGLEGREPELILPAEVEARLAAFDAGEPLLLAGAVALAYGAEDIILHPLTILPRHTNGVKFSVSDAAGTVLHEATYFSVGGGFIIREGAVEEAVAELESSKAKMPYPFRTAAELLIHCATAGGNFSDVMLANELVGRSEDDVRSGLLHIRDVMEQCKNASLAREGLLPGGLKVRRRAPAWHTRLLQEDPDRDPKFWQEWVNLVALAVNEENASGGRVVTAPTNGAAGIIPAVMFYATHYIDGMHHASQEAIDAVVVKFLLAAGAVGVLYKEQASISGAEVGCQGEVGSASSMAAAGLAEVMGGTPEQVENAAEIAMEHNLGLTCDPIGGLVQIPCIERNAIAAAKAINAAKMALWGDGQHRVSLDEVIITMRETGRDMSSKYKETAMGGLAVNVVEC
- the glyA gene encoding serine hydroxymethyltransferase, translating into MSAVGVDYVQVVSASLDAPLSELDPDIAVAIDAELARQRTGLEMIASENHTAAAVMAAQGSVLTNKYAEGYPGRRYYGGCEHVDVIEQLAIDRVKALFGAGFANVQPHSGAQANASVMHALIKPGDTIMGLNLAHGGHLTHGMKINFSGRLYNVVPYQVREDTHQVDMVEVERLALEHKPALIVAGWSAYARQLDFVEFRRIADLVGAYLMVDMAHFAGLVAAGLHPSPVPHAHVTTSTTHKTLAGPRGGIILSNDADIAKKINSAVFPGQQGGPLEHVIAGKAVAFKIAASAEFKERQERVLAGAHILAERLIQPDVTAKGISVISGGTDVHLVLVDLRNCELNGQEAEDRLAAIDITVNRNAVPFDPRPPMVTSGLRIGTPALATRGFGTEAFAEVADIIAEALIADAGADLSGLRNRVEALAQAHPLYPSVAELS
- the gcvH gene encoding glycine cleavage system protein GcvH, with product MSKVAAELQYSVEHEWIARDGAGPATIGVSAVAADALGDIVYVDLPEAGSTITAGEPCGEIESTKSVSDLYSPVTGLVTEVNTAAVEDPAVINTDPYGAGWLFKVEIESEGPLLSAEEYAAANGGEL